A single window of Anaerocolumna chitinilytica DNA harbors:
- a CDS encoding nitroreductase family protein gives MNLYEAIFVRKSVRKYSMDKIDQNVIDHIMNFADSIPMLFDDIKIKLELVQLADLKHFQSGILTVKAPYYLVLYSTKESGYLINAGNIMEQIVLYITARGLGTCYIANLNLKDKVVEEKEYEQVIAIAFGEGENEVYRQSDKAKRLPVKSIAVFKEEADKNIRAIVSAVRLAPSGMNGQPWRLVVYNNRIHLFSKKSGIIKSIVKETRLIDMGICLAHLLIAAEEMWLEGKAVTLSNISSQNFKKNDYVISVKLS, from the coding sequence ATGAATCTATATGAAGCAATATTTGTTAGAAAGTCTGTAAGAAAATACAGCATGGATAAAATAGACCAGAATGTAATTGACCATATCATGAATTTTGCCGACAGCATACCAATGCTTTTTGACGATATCAAGATAAAACTTGAATTGGTACAGCTGGCAGACCTTAAGCATTTTCAGTCTGGAATTCTGACTGTCAAGGCACCGTATTATCTGGTCTTATATTCCACAAAAGAATCAGGTTATCTCATCAATGCAGGAAATATCATGGAACAGATCGTTCTGTATATTACGGCAAGAGGTCTTGGAACCTGTTATATTGCAAATCTGAATTTAAAAGATAAAGTTGTAGAAGAAAAAGAATATGAGCAAGTAATTGCCATTGCCTTCGGAGAAGGGGAGAATGAGGTATACAGGCAGAGTGATAAAGCAAAGAGACTGCCGGTAAAGAGTATTGCGGTATTCAAAGAAGAAGCAGATAAGAATATTCGCGCCATTGTATCAGCTGTCAGACTGGCACCCTCCGGTATGAACGGTCAGCCCTGGAGACTTGTAGTCTATAACAACCGCATCCATTTGTTCTCAAAGAAGAGTGGAATCATTAAAAGTATAGTAAAAGAAACACGATTGATTGACATGGGAATCTGCCTGGCGCATCTTTTAATCGCAGCAGAAGAGATGTGGCTGGAAGGCAAAGCTGTGACCTTAAGCAATATCAGCAGCCAGAACTTTAAAAAGAATGACTATGTCATAAGTGTTAAGCTGTCTTAA
- a CDS encoding helix-turn-helix domain-containing protein, which translates to MNSDMLENVLAYIDEHIYEKINLCVLAKLAGYSPFYFSKLFSDAMGMPVTGYIRIRKLQYAIVSLLEGRKVLDVAILYAFDSHEGFTRAFTQLFGSTPSTVRKYLTSYAVPVYVVPKTINRRVNMEAISSLQHNMHQLVFEFLEQSIEEAKSGFCTNIEITLLPNCRIRISDNGRGLPLSKDLHASKVVLDKILAGNPITNAEYSQMGDLIQSGLQTVNSLCETLQIIVKRDGNTFQQDYVRGIAQHELYINNLEGSSGTEIILKSDTSIFGNEDFSLEILNDWVKQKIRDIDSIKIDVKSANG; encoded by the coding sequence ATGAACAGTGATATGTTGGAAAATGTATTAGCTTATATAGATGAGCACATTTATGAAAAAATAAATTTATGTGTTTTAGCTAAATTGGCAGGTTATAGTCCGTTCTATTTCAGCAAACTATTTTCTGATGCAATGGGAATGCCAGTTACTGGTTATATTCGGATTCGCAAATTACAATACGCGATTGTTTCATTGCTGGAAGGGCGTAAGGTTCTCGACGTCGCAATATTATATGCATTTGACTCCCACGAAGGATTTACACGTGCCTTTACACAACTCTTTGGTTCAACGCCAAGTACTGTTAGGAAGTATCTCACTTCGTATGCGGTTCCTGTGTATGTTGTACCAAAAACCATTAACAGGAGGGTTAATATGGAAGCAATAAGCTCATTACAGCACAATATGCACCAACTTGTATTCGAATTTCTTGAACAATCAATTGAAGAAGCTAAGTCTGGATTCTGCACTAACATAGAAATTACACTTTTGCCTAATTGCAGAATAAGGATTAGTGATAATGGAAGAGGTTTACCATTGTCCAAAGATTTACATGCAAGTAAAGTTGTATTGGATAAAATATTGGCTGGTAACCCAATAACAAATGCAGAATATAGCCAAATGGGCGACCTTATACAATCAGGCTTACAGACTGTTAATTCATTATGTGAGACCTTGCAAATCATTGTAAAAAGGGATGGGAACACTTTTCAACAAGACTATGTTCGCGGTATTGCCCAGCACGAACTTTATATTAACAATTTGGAAGGTTCATCGGGTACAGAGATTATTTTGAAATCAGATACATCAATATTTGGGAATGAAGATTTTTCTTTAGAGATTCTGAACGATTGGGTAAAGCAGAAGATAAGAGACATTGACAGCATTAAAATTGATGTGAAAAGTGCTAATGGATGA
- a CDS encoding helix-turn-helix domain-containing protein, whose translation MNNLGDILVYLRKLKQVTQSEVAEALGMTVRSISRYETNKSGPNFAILKSLMEYYGFGTLSLFESTTQDILSLKHGLLGTFEAELLNDYNRCQNNKPLPGYDYFWINKYGNLIGGQTRFVDFCSDDRNKEIRTLRLVPPIESIKRCESIYKKKPVVINKRMDVLIFELFGGEAIVRTDICNEYMSEYMVDFISENKDNIFQ comes from the coding sequence ATGAACAATTTAGGAGATATTTTAGTATATTTAAGAAAATTAAAACAAGTTACTCAATCCGAGGTAGCTGAAGCTTTAGGAATGACAGTGCGAAGTATATCTCGATATGAAACAAATAAATCAGGGCCTAATTTTGCCATTTTAAAATCTCTCATGGAATATTACGGTTTTGGCACATTAAGTTTATTTGAAAGCACTACTCAGGATATTTTAAGTCTGAAACATGGATTGTTAGGTACTTTTGAAGCTGAATTGTTAAATGATTACAATAGATGCCAAAACAATAAACCATTACCCGGATATGATTATTTCTGGATTAATAAATATGGAAATTTAATCGGTGGTCAAACAAGATTTGTTGATTTTTGTAGTGACGATAGAAATAAAGAAATAAGGACATTAAGATTAGTTCCTCCTATTGAATCTATCAAGAGGTGTGAAAGTATATATAAGAAGAAGCCTGTGGTTATAAATAAAAGAATGGATGTACTAATATTTGAATTGTTTGGAGGAGAGGCAATAGTTAGAACTGACATTTGTAATGAATATATGAGTGAATATATGGTTGATTTTATTAGTGAAAATAAAGATAATATTTTTCAATAA
- a CDS encoding HD domain-containing protein: protein MLPDREKALFLLNEAYERNPGPWKDHSIVVAKCAYVISKQCDDMDEEKAYIIGLLHDIGRREGITNLSHVIDGYHYLMALGYDEAARICITHSFAIKDINTYIGNKDVSDVDLKEICDLIDGYEYDDYDTLIQLCDSIALPDKPVKIEMRMNDVKQRYGYYPSNKWNKHIEIKHYFENKSGLDIDFLEI, encoded by the coding sequence ATGTTACCAGATAGAGAAAAAGCATTATTTTTATTAAATGAGGCATATGAAAGAAATCCTGGTCCTTGGAAGGACCATTCCATAGTTGTTGCAAAATGCGCATATGTAATTAGTAAGCAATGTGATGATATGGACGAAGAGAAAGCATATATAATTGGACTTTTACATGATATTGGTCGCAGGGAGGGTATAACAAACCTTTCTCATGTTATTGATGGATACCATTATTTAATGGCACTTGGATATGATGAAGCTGCCAGAATTTGTATTACACATTCTTTTGCTATAAAAGATATTAATACTTATATTGGTAATAAAGATGTTTCGGATGTAGATTTGAAGGAAATATGCGACTTGATAGATGGGTATGAGTATGATGATTATGATACTTTGATACAATTATGTGATAGTATAGCTCTTCCAGATAAACCGGTAAAAATAGAAATGCGAATGAACGATGTAAAGCAAAGATATGGATATTATCCGTCAAATAAATGGAATAAACACATTGAAATAAAACACTATTTTGAGAATAAGTCAGGGTTAGATATTGATTTCTTGGAAATCTAA
- a CDS encoding ABC transporter ATP-binding protein yields MTALQWVFSFLKKYRFRLITALFLVTISCLLTIVNPYISGIIVDDVIKGGNRGILPNLVLLLIGTTVFRSLIKYRFLVIFETTSQNMLYSMRDYVYRRFLQEDFNFYNKNRTGDLMSRQTGDMDAIRHFVAFVIYSVYENALLFIIALVMIFTVDFRLALCMIAVVPITALLTRKQLTSVKTAFHNIRQRFSSLNTFVQENVSGNRVVKAFAKEDYEIEKFNRENDGYRDSELAAAAIWKKYVPIFEFLANFLTVILYLAGGIMVIKGYITIGKMVTVSGYLWMLNNPLRMAGWLANDYQRFVTSAEKIYATVKEEPGIKTPEKAVKTKRFQGDLEFKHVNYRADDDVILTDINFKVNPGQTVGIIGATGSGKSTLMNLLCRFYDVTDGEIKIDGINLKDMDLYQLRSNIGMAMQDVFLFSDTIEGNIAYGNPNCSLEEVIEAAKLANAHDFITAMPDGYDTIVGERGMGLSGGQKQRISLARALLKNPSIVILDDTTSAVDMETETQIQEQLGSLSDKTVFIIAHRISSIKDADLILVLDNGRIIESGNHESLTKKQGYYYTVFNHQYGEFDQYINGNLKEVVC; encoded by the coding sequence ATGACAGCATTGCAATGGGTTTTTTCATTCCTGAAAAAATACCGTTTTCGGCTAATAACAGCTTTGTTCCTGGTAACTATCTCCTGCCTTTTGACCATCGTTAATCCATACATATCTGGTATTATTGTAGATGATGTCATTAAAGGCGGCAACCGGGGAATTCTACCTAACCTGGTACTTCTCCTAATCGGCACTACCGTTTTTCGTTCCCTGATAAAATACCGCTTCCTGGTAATCTTTGAAACTACCTCCCAGAACATGCTCTATAGCATGCGGGATTATGTATACCGTCGTTTTTTACAGGAAGATTTCAACTTTTATAACAAAAACCGCACCGGTGATTTAATGTCCAGGCAAACCGGAGATATGGATGCCATAAGGCATTTCGTAGCATTTGTTATTTACTCCGTTTATGAAAATGCTCTTTTGTTTATTATAGCACTGGTCATGATCTTTACTGTTGATTTCCGCCTTGCACTTTGCATGATTGCGGTTGTACCCATTACCGCGTTGTTAACCCGCAAACAATTAACCTCTGTTAAAACAGCCTTCCACAATATCCGTCAGCGCTTTTCCAGCTTAAATACCTTCGTACAGGAGAATGTCAGCGGCAATCGTGTAGTAAAGGCTTTTGCAAAAGAGGATTATGAAATCGAAAAGTTCAACCGCGAAAATGATGGCTATCGAGACTCGGAATTAGCTGCTGCTGCTATCTGGAAGAAGTATGTTCCCATCTTCGAGTTCTTAGCCAATTTCCTTACCGTTATTCTTTACCTGGCCGGCGGCATCATGGTAATCAAGGGCTACATAACCATAGGTAAGATGGTTACCGTAAGCGGTTACCTCTGGATGCTTAATAACCCCTTAAGAATGGCCGGATGGCTGGCAAATGATTATCAGCGTTTTGTAACCTCCGCAGAAAAGATATATGCTACCGTAAAAGAAGAACCGGGAATTAAGACTCCTGAAAAAGCTGTAAAAACCAAGCGCTTCCAAGGTGACCTGGAATTCAAACATGTTAATTACCGCGCAGATGATGATGTCATCTTAACGGATATTAATTTTAAGGTTAATCCCGGCCAGACAGTCGGTATAATCGGTGCTACCGGTTCCGGAAAGTCCACTCTTATGAATCTGCTTTGCCGGTTCTATGACGTAACAGACGGAGAAATTAAAATTGATGGTATTAATCTAAAGGATATGGACTTATACCAGCTTAGAAGTAATATCGGTATGGCAATGCAGGATGTATTTCTTTTCTCCGACACGATTGAAGGGAATATAGCCTATGGCAATCCAAACTGCAGCTTGGAGGAAGTAATCGAAGCCGCTAAGTTAGCCAATGCCCATGACTTCATTACAGCCATGCCGGATGGTTATGATACCATTGTCGGTGAGCGCGGGATGGGCCTCTCCGGCGGACAGAAGCAGCGTATTTCCCTGGCCAGAGCACTCCTTAAAAATCCTTCCATTGTCATTCTTGATGATACTACCTCCGCAGTGGATATGGAGACCGAAACCCAGATACAAGAGCAGCTAGGTTCTCTTTCCGACAAGACTGTATTTATCATTGCTCACCGTATCTCATCTATTAAGGATGCAGATTTGATTCTGGTACTGGACAACGGCAGAATCATTGAATCCGGTAACCATGAATCCCTTACGAAAAAGCAAGGCTACTATTACACAGTATTTAACCATCAGTACGGCGAATTTGACCAATATATTAACGGAAACTTAAAGGAGGTGGTTTGCTAA
- a CDS encoding ABC transporter ATP-binding protein, with product MARNKYDIDETLQSEFSFDQLKRLYSYIKPHRKEMYFTIFLMIVSSALSMFTPLILKKILDVYIPNKDIRGVVTISLILMLLNLIIVVILRLKIHITTKLGQGIIHQIRSDIFNHLQELPFSYYDDRPHGKIQVRVVNYVNSLSDLLSNGIINTITDLFSLVFIVIFMLSINIRLTFVCLLGLPILMAVIFFIKTKQRVAWQISSNKSSNLNAYIAESINGIRVTQSFVREEENIKIFNSLSGKYSDAWMKAVKYNFLLWPAIDNISMVTTASIYILGVSWIAGGAKGITVGVLIAFTGYIGRFWAPVNTLASFYNSLLTAISYLERIFETIDEPVLVKDKEGAVEMPPIKGTVEFKDVVFSYEEGIPILNRINFTAHQGESFAIVGPTGAGKTTIINLISRFYNLDSGQILIDGIDINEVTIKSLRKQMGVMLQDSFIFSGTIMDNIRYGNMEATNEQVIEAAKTVCAHDFIMSLEKGYDTEVNERGSRLSAGQRQLISFARALLADPKILILDEATSSIDTETEILLQEGLQRLLKGRTSFIIAHRLSTIKNSDCILYVDSGKILEMGNHDMLMELEGYYHKLFVSQYDFLNKQTEDAQDYQQKFQTQGA from the coding sequence ATGGCACGTAATAAATATGATATTGATGAGACCCTCCAAAGCGAATTTAGTTTTGACCAGCTAAAACGTTTGTACTCCTATATAAAACCTCATCGTAAGGAAATGTATTTTACCATATTTTTAATGATTGTATCCAGTGCACTTAGTATGTTTACTCCCTTAATTCTGAAGAAGATTTTGGATGTTTACATACCGAACAAAGATATCCGAGGTGTCGTTACGATCAGTTTAATCCTGATGCTGCTGAACTTAATTATTGTAGTTATCCTGCGTCTGAAGATTCATATAACCACCAAGCTAGGTCAAGGTATCATCCACCAGATACGAAGTGATATCTTTAATCATTTGCAGGAGCTGCCCTTTTCCTACTATGATGACCGCCCTCACGGTAAGATTCAGGTAAGAGTAGTAAATTATGTAAACAGTTTAAGTGACCTGCTCTCCAACGGTATTATCAATACCATAACTGACTTATTCAGCTTAGTATTTATTGTAATATTTATGCTCTCCATAAATATTCGTTTAACATTTGTGTGCCTTCTCGGACTTCCGATATTAATGGCAGTTATCTTCTTTATTAAAACCAAACAAAGAGTTGCCTGGCAGATATCCAGTAATAAGTCATCCAACTTAAATGCCTATATCGCAGAAAGTATTAACGGCATCCGTGTAACTCAGAGCTTCGTCAGAGAAGAAGAAAACATTAAGATTTTCAACAGCTTGAGCGGCAAATACAGCGATGCCTGGATGAAGGCAGTAAAATACAACTTCCTTTTGTGGCCGGCTATTGATAATATATCAATGGTAACCACGGCATCGATCTATATTCTGGGTGTCAGTTGGATTGCAGGGGGAGCTAAGGGTATCACCGTCGGTGTATTAATAGCCTTTACCGGCTACATCGGAAGGTTCTGGGCTCCCGTTAATACTCTGGCAAGCTTTTATAATTCCCTACTGACCGCTATCTCTTATCTGGAGAGAATCTTTGAAACCATCGATGAACCGGTACTGGTAAAGGATAAAGAAGGTGCTGTAGAAATGCCTCCGATTAAGGGAACGGTAGAATTCAAAGATGTAGTGTTTAGTTATGAAGAAGGTATTCCGATTCTAAATCGTATCAACTTTACTGCACACCAAGGAGAATCCTTTGCAATTGTAGGACCTACCGGTGCCGGAAAAACCACTATAATTAATCTTATCAGCCGCTTCTATAACCTGGATTCGGGACAGATTTTAATTGATGGCATTGATATCAACGAAGTTACCATAAAATCTTTGCGTAAGCAAATGGGGGTTATGCTCCAGGATAGTTTCATCTTCTCCGGAACCATCATGGATAATATCCGCTACGGCAATATGGAAGCCACAAACGAGCAGGTAATTGAAGCTGCTAAAACCGTTTGTGCCCACGATTTTATCATGAGTCTTGAGAAAGGTTATGACACAGAGGTAAATGAAAGAGGCAGCCGTCTCTCAGCCGGACAGCGTCAGCTTATCTCCTTTGCCAGAGCACTCCTTGCCGATCCTAAGATACTGATATTGGATGAAGCTACTTCCAGTATTGATACAGAAACTGAGATACTTCTTCAGGAAGGTCTCCAAAGGCTTTTAAAAGGAAGAACTTCCTTTATCATCGCCCACCGCTTATCTACCATTAAGAATTCTGATTGCATCCTGTATGTAGATAGCGGTAAGATTCTTGAAATGGGTAATCACGATATGCTGATGGAGCTGGAAGGTTATTATCATAAACTCTTTGTATCCCAGTATGATTTCTTGAACAAACAGACAGAGGATGCTCAGGATTATCAACAAAAGTTTCAAACACAAGGAGCTTAA
- a CDS encoding MAE_28990/MAE_18760 family HEPN-like nuclease, producing the protein MIDFEKEHLAMIEQKENVIFEIERVLFTQRYKISKKHLDIFTVQSIAMLYAIWEGYIQQSFQLYIKYINSLNLDFNDFNDNIVVFHMDNCFKQFHSYPSKNLGKINFYAKLANHYSEKKHNIYSSVNTESNVSYDVMNKLLSQFGLELFPERWERYNYPAPSLKEKMNTFLRYRNGVAHGGDIESEEKVTNEIFSEYKNLVKDLMYEIHNKFMSAIDNKSYLHPS; encoded by the coding sequence ATGATTGATTTTGAAAAAGAACATTTAGCAATGATAGAGCAGAAAGAAAATGTTATTTTTGAGATAGAGCGTGTACTATTTACACAAAGATATAAGATTTCAAAGAAGCATTTAGATATCTTTACTGTGCAATCTATTGCAATGCTATATGCTATTTGGGAAGGATATATTCAACAGTCATTCCAATTGTACATTAAATATATTAACTCTCTAAATCTGGATTTCAATGATTTTAATGATAATATTGTTGTATTTCATATGGATAATTGCTTTAAGCAATTTCATTCATATCCATCAAAGAATTTGGGTAAAATAAATTTTTACGCTAAGTTAGCTAATCACTATAGTGAAAAAAAACATAATATTTATTCTTCTGTAAATACAGAAAGTAATGTTAGTTATGATGTAATGAATAAATTACTTTCTCAGTTTGGATTAGAATTATTTCCAGAACGTTGGGAACGATATAATTATCCTGCCCCGTCTCTTAAAGAAAAGATGAATACTTTTTTACGATATAGAAATGGTGTTGCACATGGTGGAGATATTGAGTCAGAAGAAAAAGTAACTAATGAAATATTTAGTGAATACAAAAATTTAGTAAAAGATTTAATGTATGAAATACATAACAAATTCATGAGTGCAATAGATAATAAATCATATTTACATCCAAGTTGA
- a CDS encoding GmrSD restriction endonuclease domain-containing protein, producing the protein MDLSLEDKISLLEQEITDERARLSSDRMDISFGEIINLYRSSELIIRPEYQRLFRWSNSQKTGLIESILLGIPVPPIFVAEDENGVWELVDGLQRISTIISFFGELKADISSIESDKCESNTDSTEIEEEDSDKIITANYWKLESGSLIQELDGFDINTLPKKYVINLKRAVCRVEILRGESNTAMKYELFKRLNSGGSKLTPQEIRNAIYRGINPTINELLEELINNQNFKLLTGLSNQKKQELYDQELILRFIAFYGNIEEINLNTELYLDTFMETSVKNAEFPVEFYKNLFNRVMEVLGRLKDATIFRSNRNLFVPALFEGITLGIAQEIDYYSSNLEKISEKISILKESPEFRRFSGSSSNSKNRIKNRLSIACKIFEIAKEG; encoded by the coding sequence ATGGATTTAAGTTTAGAAGATAAGATAAGTTTATTAGAACAAGAAATCACAGATGAACGTGCGAGACTTTCTTCAGATAGAATGGATATTTCATTTGGAGAAATCATTAATTTATATCGTTCGTCTGAGTTAATTATCAGACCAGAATACCAGAGATTATTTAGATGGTCCAATAGTCAAAAAACTGGCCTTATTGAATCAATACTGTTAGGTATACCGGTACCTCCCATTTTTGTTGCTGAAGATGAGAATGGAGTATGGGAATTAGTAGACGGTTTACAGAGAATATCTACGATTATTAGTTTTTTTGGAGAATTAAAAGCAGACATATCATCGATAGAAAGTGATAAGTGTGAAAGTAATACTGATTCGACTGAAATTGAGGAAGAAGATAGTGACAAAATAATAACAGCTAATTATTGGAAGTTAGAAAGTGGCTCTCTTATTCAAGAATTAGATGGATTTGATATTAATACTTTACCTAAAAAATATGTGATTAACTTAAAAAGAGCAGTATGTCGTGTTGAAATCTTAAGAGGTGAAAGCAACACTGCTATGAAGTATGAATTATTCAAAAGGCTTAATTCAGGAGGCTCTAAGTTAACGCCGCAAGAAATAAGAAATGCTATATATAGAGGAATAAATCCTACTATCAATGAACTTCTTGAAGAATTAATCAACAATCAGAATTTTAAATTATTGACTGGGTTAAGTAATCAAAAGAAACAGGAGTTGTACGACCAGGAACTTATTCTTAGATTTATTGCATTTTATGGTAATATAGAAGAAATCAATTTGAATACCGAATTATACTTAGATACCTTTATGGAAACATCTGTAAAAAACGCTGAATTTCCAGTAGAATTCTACAAAAATTTATTTAATAGAGTTATGGAGGTTTTAGGACGCTTAAAAGATGCTACTATTTTTAGAAGTAATAGAAATCTATTTGTACCCGCATTATTTGAAGGTATTACTTTGGGTATAGCACAAGAAATAGATTATTATAGTAGTAATTTAGAGAAGATATCAGAGAAGATTTCAATACTAAAAGAAAGTCCAGAGTTCCGAAGATTTTCTGGCTCATCATCAAATAGTAAGAATAGAATAAAAAACAGGCTATCAATTGCATGTAAAATCTTTGAAATAGCTAAAGAGGGATAG
- a CDS encoding AraC family transcriptional regulator, translated as MCQHQFDITYCDLNPAIMFVSKQKMVREGVYHDHDFTELTYILSGKGKYMVEGIVYDVEAGDVIMCNPGVKHQNIVVNPKEPTVEFFAGFTGFQFKNMPPNSVVFKDGGHILHTKSETKQDISRHCYEMISENESCKAGKYFMLKAHMIQILLFIMRDITDMEINQKGCNFESYNKSYAVKKIINYLNENYDSKISLDQIAHNMYLSPVYISKIFKEETGESPINYLIKIRLEKARDILISSEGESIKSIANRVGYEDVYHFSKLFKKYYGISPLYYKRYALQEAKGETEEMSYPN; from the coding sequence ATGTGCCAGCACCAATTTGATATAACCTATTGTGACCTAAATCCAGCAATCATGTTTGTCAGTAAGCAGAAGATGGTAAGAGAAGGTGTTTACCATGATCATGATTTTACTGAATTAACATATATATTATCCGGTAAGGGAAAGTATATGGTGGAAGGAATTGTATATGATGTAGAAGCCGGAGATGTTATAATGTGTAATCCCGGTGTAAAGCACCAGAATATCGTGGTGAATCCAAAAGAACCCACAGTAGAATTTTTTGCGGGATTTACCGGATTTCAGTTTAAGAACATGCCGCCTAACTCGGTAGTATTTAAGGATGGTGGGCATATTCTCCATACAAAATCAGAAACCAAACAGGATATCTCAAGGCACTGCTATGAGATGATTTCAGAGAATGAAAGCTGCAAGGCCGGAAAATACTTTATGTTAAAGGCACATATGATACAAATACTGCTCTTTATTATGCGGGATATTACAGATATGGAAATCAACCAGAAGGGCTGTAATTTCGAATCCTATAATAAGAGCTATGCAGTAAAGAAAATCATCAATTATCTGAATGAGAATTACGACAGTAAGATATCACTGGATCAGATAGCACATAATATGTACTTAAGCCCTGTTTATATATCCAAGATATTCAAGGAGGAGACAGGGGAGTCACCCATCAATTACCTGATAAAGATAAGGCTTGAAAAAGCAAGAGATATTCTGATATCCTCTGAAGGAGAGAGCATCAAGAGCATTGCCAACCGGGTAGGTTATGAGGATGTTTACCACTTCAGTAAACTGTTTAAGAAATATTACGGAATATCGCCTCTGTATTATAAGAGATATGCTTTACAAGAAGCGAAAGGTGAAACGGAAGAGATGAGTTACCCGAATTAG
- a CDS encoding tyrosine-type recombinase/integrase: MLDALTILQEAYDCGILDATEVAMKINMTKETFVKERHPYSISTRKDGRIITTVRKEEEERQQISGTTYEELISKLYDFYADRKREYTISDLYEDWIEKRGKQASDGNIDIKTVKRDDEHWLKYYAGNKLVTIPVKKITTKMLNEFLDDAITTFKLSRKEMNNMKTILNAVFKLAMDMDILTINPLLNARTEAKFRSIQKKKDGSKLYLENEMESLEDFLYQQETIEAYAILMDFQIGTRVGELVVLTKDDMLDNEVYIHKMEIVDEERVDGKYIRKGYKIAEYVKHDILSGYRTIPLTVKAQKILEEVQKLSEGYEYLFTQSNGQRMTSRSFNYWLAKYCRDAGISFKSSHCIRRTFASRLFAAGMPLAEISVYMGHEDIETTKGYIYNYHKVEQNRSYMNKAL, translated from the coding sequence ATGCTTGATGCATTAACAATCTTGCAGGAAGCGTATGATTGTGGTATCTTGGATGCAACAGAAGTCGCGATGAAAATAAATATGACTAAAGAAACCTTTGTAAAAGAGCGCCATCCGTATTCCATCAGCACCAGGAAGGACGGGCGCATCATAACCACTGTAAGAAAAGAGGAAGAAGAAAGACAGCAGATATCCGGGACAACCTACGAAGAACTGATTAGTAAGCTTTATGATTTTTATGCTGACCGTAAGAGGGAGTATACTATCAGTGATTTGTATGAGGACTGGATAGAAAAGAGAGGGAAGCAGGCTTCCGATGGAAACATCGACATTAAGACAGTAAAGAGAGACGATGAGCACTGGCTGAAGTATTACGCCGGTAACAAGCTTGTCACCATTCCCGTAAAAAAGATAACCACCAAGATGTTGAACGAATTTCTGGATGATGCCATTACCACATTCAAGCTTTCAAGAAAAGAAATGAACAATATGAAAACCATTCTTAATGCTGTATTCAAGCTTGCAATGGATATGGACATATTAACAATCAATCCTTTGCTGAACGCACGCACAGAAGCGAAATTCCGCTCTATCCAGAAGAAAAAGGATGGTTCCAAGCTTTATCTTGAAAATGAGATGGAAAGCCTCGAAGATTTTCTCTATCAGCAAGAAACTATTGAAGCCTATGCCATCCTAATGGACTTTCAAATAGGTACCCGAGTTGGAGAACTGGTAGTACTGACAAAGGATGATATGCTCGATAATGAAGTTTATATTCATAAGATGGAGATTGTGGATGAGGAGAGAGTAGACGGTAAATATATCCGTAAAGGCTATAAGATAGCGGAATACGTGAAACATGATATCTTATCTGGTTATCGTACGATTCCCCTGACTGTAAAGGCTCAAAAGATTTTAGAAGAGGTTCAAAAGCTTTCTGAAGGCTATGAGTATTTGTTCACGCAAAGTAATGGACAAAGAATGACGAGTAGAAGCTTTAATTATTGGTTAGCGAAATACTGCAGGGATGCAGGAATCTCTTTTAAAAGCAGTCACTGCATCCGCCGGACCTTTGCAAGCAGGCTGTTTGCAGCGGGCATGCCTTTAGCGGAAATCAGTGTGTATATGGGGCATGAGGACATCGAGACTACCAAAGGTTACATCTACAACTACCATAAGGTAGAGCAGAACCGGTCCTACATGAACAAGGCATTATAA